The following proteins are co-located in the Cryptococcus neoformans var. grubii H99 chromosome 1, complete sequence genome:
- a CDS encoding nucleolin: MAKSAKSAPAAAVKVDKKDKKSKKDEKPAPAPAPAKAAKKDVKEKKEKKSKKAKTPTPPPASSSSESEDSEEEDSSDSESSSSEDEKPVAKTVAPAAETKEEESSSDESSDSDSDSESEEEPKAETKEEVSKESDSDSDSDSDSDSDASDDEDEKMEETKEEAKPQTNGNKRKAEEEPAAPAKKARADGGDEEATTNVFVGQLSWNVDNDWLKSEFESCGEVVSARVVFDRDSQKSRGFGYVEFADLGSSAKAIEKDGSEIDGRAIRVNYATQRKPNEAAEKRARVFNDKQSPPAETLWIGSLSFSVTEDQVYEAFGQHGDVQSVRLPTDRDTGAPKGFGYVQFSSVDDATAALKAMNGAEIAGRAIRVDFAPPKQDNGERGGFGGGRGGGGFGGRGGGRGGGRGRGGFDRGGRGGGRGRGGPPRGGARTGGIVKPEGQKVTFD; the protein is encoded by the exons ATGGCCAAATCTGCCAAATCTGCTCCTGCCGCCGCCGTCAAGGTTgacaagaaggacaaaaaaagtaagaaggatgagaagccTGCTCCCGCCCCCGCTCCTGCCAAGGCTGCTAAG AAGGATgtaaaggagaagaaggagaagaaatcCAAGAAGGCTAAGACCCCCACACCCCCTCCTGCGAGCTCCTCCTCGGAGTCTGAGGACtccgaggaggaggactCTTCCGATTCTgaatcttcctcctccgaAGACGAAAAACCTGTTGCTAAGACTGTTGCCCCTGCCGCCGAG acgaaggaggaagagtctTCTTCTGACGAGTCCTCCGACTCTGACTCTGATTCTGAGTCCGAGGAGGAGCCTAAGGCTGAGaccaaagaagaggttAGCAAAGAA TCCGACTCCGATTCTGACTCTGACTCTGATTCTGACTCCGACGcttctgatgatgaggacgaaaagatggaggagaccaaggaagaggctAAGCCGCAGACCAACG GTAACAAGCGAAAGGCCGAGGAAGAGCCTGCTGCCCCTGCGAAGAAAGCAAGGGCTGATGGCGGTGACGAGGAAGCCACTACCAACGTTTTCGTTGGCCAGCTCTCTTGGAACGTCGACAACGACTGGCTCAAGTCCGAGTTTGAGTCTTGTGGTGAAGTTGTTTCCGCGCGAGTTGTCTTTGACCGTGACTCCCAAAAGTCTCGTGGTTTCGGCTACGTGGAATTCGCCGACCTTGGGTCCTCTGCCAAGGCTATTGAGAAGGACGGTTCTGAGATTGACGGCCGTGCCATCCGTGTCAATTACGCCACCCAGCGAAAGCCCAATGAGGCCGCCGAAAAGCGTGCTAGGGTCTTCAACGACAAGCAATCCCCTCCCGCCGAGACTCTTTGGATCGgttccctttccttctccgttACCGAGGACCAGGTCTACGAGGCCTTCGGCCAACACGGTGACGTCCAGAGCGTTAGGCTCCCGACTGATAGAGACACTGGTGCCCCCAAAGGTTTTGGTTACGTCCAATTCTCTTCCGTTGACGACGCCACTGCTGCTCTCAAGGCCATGAACGGTGCCGAGATCGCTGGTCGTGCCATTAGGGTCGACTTCGCTCCTCCTAAGCAGGACAACGGCGAGAGAGGAGGCTTCGGTGGCGgtcgtggtggtggtggcttCGGCGGCCGTGGTGGTGGCCGAGGTGGCGGTAGGGGACGAGGTGGTTTCGACCGAGGTGGTAGGGGCGGTGGCCGTGGCCGTGGCGGTCCTCCTCGAGG TGGTGCCCGAACTGGCGGTATTGTCAAGCCTGAGGGTCAGAAGGTTACTTTCGACTAG